Below is a genomic region from Miscanthus floridulus cultivar M001 chromosome 1, ASM1932011v1, whole genome shotgun sequence.
acttgaccaactggaatccCATGAATCGTCTCTTTCATGGCGTTATGAAATGTGTCgacgaaagcttcattatggcttgatatggcattacgaacagatttgtctataacTTCTATAAAGAAACGTCtttcttcagcttcaactgtataTGTCTGCCCGGgggtaatagaactcttggtagtagaaatttctgaacaattgtgttgtcacgtattttggtgtaggataacaaacaattgttttcaaatttttctatagctttattgatgacatctttatctccatcaggtagatcttcgcAATGTACCAGGAGGATGTCGTCATTGTTgtaaaccgccatgacgattgtggggtcccaccgggcatgccagaaacatgtgtcggcaCGAAATTTCGTATCCGTGCCGGGGACACatgtagcaagccggaagggtctgctcgatggagccgtagatccgcctagcttcagcacggggtggtcgatcctgtgcactcctcccaagacgtgccagtcaatttgaccctgcaattgacaaggagataaagtttatcagtaattaagggcggaatgtgctggtgttgctagacagtcccgaatgtgtggcactaagagccgatataaaagaagatcgactaaatagtcgattccagcatattcataagaatgaatcagttaaagctcatggggttgtgtaagagtAATCGGttgtcattcaggataaatatcattatttGAGCAAAtactaatcaatggcaataagatatcaataatgattggtttatgctaagccaataattacaagtaaccgaaccccttttatataaagaaataaatcaacaccatttaaccatttaataaggatagatctaatgaacatattagatctcatctatcgctatgaccagtggggcatgaggcagaatcatgcaggtcgtagaaacaacaatagactcgacaacccttacttattactaatatcagtggggcatgagacagaatcatgtagaccgtaatacaataataagatcatggggctaacacatctttcaacctatctttacttcaacggtctcgtgatgcgaactattcgtgaaaacactcaatattggctaaaacagccgattcaggcatagcgcatagttaaagccatgccttatcaggaatagatttaccaaataacgatccctactccacagtgctaacagtggggtgtgaggcagaatcacataggccgtgataacgggccatagaacggttttcgctagccaatagatctactcaaaacgcaacatgccttaaccgcacgctatgcacgatcaagattgacataaaacaaccgataaaacataactcatcgtttaaagtgtagattagatcagcttcagattaacaaatgatgggttaaacaagatataaggccgatctagatcaatctctatcaggcagagtgatattgctgtaattagataaataatgaaagcaataagcaatatcgataacttaatgaatctgccaacgactgtcattctaaggtagagctgataacttgaccttgatctagttcatgcggTGGGGGTCGACCGGGTCGATGCGGCCATAcgtgaactagacaagaatcgataactaacttataccagagtcgcagtggaggtcgaccagatcgatgtagctgtacgaatagagatataagccatgacggtacttatagacaagcagtggaggtcgaccggatcgatgcagccgtacttgctgaagaactcgccgagatctactctactcctactcctagggggtggccggagccgaaaaaagtaaataacttgtatattggattgattgtgtctcttacaatagccggggtttgatatttatacccgggacctacgtaTGATTtgtatctaagcacgactcatcacaatctttgaccTTCGAGAAAAcctttctaatttaagataacttggactctaatctttctcttttttagaGTTCAACATGTCTTGTCCCGGcgtcgatcgtagcctttgtcattatctgctgatgctatctgaagaaagccgattccagtgttgcattcgaatcagctaataCCGACCTGCAcgcgattgattccttgatgacatgattccGGGAGCTCTCAAATCCCTTTGatccttctcccaaattttggtgtaaataattAAGTTCTATTACAATCACTCCAACACACGTGGATTGAAGTAGATACAtatgcatctaaacgaggcctaagtgGTCCAAGTAATTCATAGCATGATGAGTTTTACTTTATGGCAACCTATATTATTAGAAAATTAACATCAATGACCTCAAATTGAAATACCCATCATTGtaatctactccctccattccaaattattagtcgctttgactttttttatacatacattttgctatgtatctagatataataatatatttagatacatagcaaaataaaaaaatcaaaaaagtcaaactgacttataatttggaatggggaGAGTATATGATAATTTTCAGGCATATTAGTTAATGGTGAGCATGTGAGTTATTTGCAAGGAAGTTAATTGTTAGCTGATTATATATGCTTTTTTTCGAGACATGTGTGTTGTATGtgtaattttttttgaaaggtaTGTGTTGTATGTGTATTGTTATTTCTTAAAATTTTAATAATTATTGCTCATTGCaatgatatatttttttatagaGGCGTGTGTATTGCATGTTTATGTCTACTAGTCTTGAGAAGAGAGTGTTGTTTCGCGTTTGCAATTTACTTTTAGACAGACAAGGTAATTTACTTTGTGTCAATGTCAACGATCTCGAATCCTCACTTAATCTAAGAGAATTAcgaatggccctgttcgcttcgctgaaaaacttAGCCTAAACATTGTTtggactgatttattgtgagagaaaaacactatttcaactaaaaaacaagctgaaaaatatggattataagacaagcgaacgtgGCTATTATAAACAGCATACGTGTCACATCAACGATCTCTCGAATCCTCAGTCAATCGCTTAGCCCGTGTTAGAGGAATTTGCCGGTAATTACCCCCCTCGGATGGCTTGATCCATTTCATTGCCATCAGCTTCAAATTAAACGATCCATCGCGACAAGACAAGAACCGATACTAGTACTATGGCGAGCCTCCTCAAGAAAATCGTAGACGCTGAGCAGTGGGACGCCGAGGACATCGCCGGGCGGCTGGGCGTGGTCTTGCACGCCGCCTTCCTCTTCGCCGGCTTCCAGCCCTACGGCGCCCTGCCACGGTCGGGACACCTCCTGAAGAAGCAATCACGCAAGAAGGGAAGCTCGCTGTGCCTCTCCCGACAGTACACCGCGCCGGACCTTGCGCACCGCGACGGCGAGGACGCTGCCGTGCTGATTCTGTGTGTGCAGGGGAGCGACGTCGCGCTCCTCGTGTTCCTCGTCACCACCGACGGCGACGACACGCCGGAGAACGCGTACCTGGAGCGGCTGGATCTCGGCACCGTCAGGCCGCTCCTCTCCCGCAGCCTCTGTGGCGTGGAGCCCTGGGCGTCGCGGATCTGCAAGTCGCTCGCCGACGGCGTGTGCTGGGGCCTCCTCCACGAGCTGTGCCGCAGGAACGGTCTGCCGCTGAGCGGCTTCGAGTCCCTGCCCGACGACCTCAAGGGAGCCGTCTTGGAGAAGCTCACCGACGGCAAGGACCTCGCGAGGGTGGAGTGCGTTAGCCCCCAGCTGAGGCTGCTCGTGGCGGAGCGTGACCACAAGCTGTGGAAGACCTTGTACAAGGCCCTGCCTGCGCGCCAGCGCCGGGGCCGGTGGCGTCTGTCGTGGTTGTGGTTCTTCCACGACGACGCCGAGAGCTCCGACGAGGAGCAGGAGACTCTCAGTGTCGGATCGAGCTGGAAGGACATGTACGTGGAGGCCAGGCGGCGTCCCTATTATCCCTTGTTGTTCAGGCCGCGCTCGTGGTACTTCGACTCCGTTGATCTTGATCCCATCAGAATAATTCGTCGAAGGGGCCTGTTGTCATGGCCCGTTGACTACTGGTCCATCCAAGATCCGCCGgaggaggagaagacagttccTCCAAGGGTCGACAgaagcggccgccgccgccggaagcTGGCACGGAACGACTACAACAAGTGGCATGGTGGCGGCGCGATCCACTCGCCGTCGTCTCGCTATCGCTGGAAGCATCGCTAGCTGATCATGCGCTCCTCATATGCTTGCAACTGAAATCCTGCATATATACTCGACTCAACGACTGATTTATTTGTTTCGAGATTTCGATCATGGAACGAATGGAATGGACTGGTCAGATTGTAATTAGTGCTGTTATGCTCTGCATAATCCTGACTGGTGACTATCACGCACCGCAGCAATAATGTACACATATGAATGGTTTATTGGGATTCAGTGTTTTTAGTCAGTGTGTTGATCTCATGGTAATTCTGCTTGATATATGACTGAGGGACGTCGTATATATTGTTGATTGGTGTTGCTAGAACGTACTATCTACCATCAGAGTCGCTCGGAT
It encodes:
- the LOC136490992 gene encoding uncharacterized protein, with protein sequence MASLLKKIVDAEQWDAEDIAGRLGVVLHAAFLFAGFQPYGALPRSGHLLKKQSRKKGSSLCLSRQYTAPDLAHRDGEDAAVLILCVQGSDVALLVFLVTTDGDDTPENAYLERLDLGTVRPLLSRSLCGVEPWASRICKSLADGVCWGLLHELCRRNGLPLSGFESLPDDLKGAVLEKLTDGKDLARVECVSPQLRLLVAERDHKLWKTLYKALPARQRRGRWRLSWLWFFHDDAESSDEEQETLSVGSSWKDMYVEARRRPYYPLLFRPRSWYFDSVDLDPIRIIRRRGLLSWPVDYWSIQDPPEEEKTVPPRVDRSGRRRRKLARNDYNKWHGGGAIHSPSSRYRWKHR